One Pseudomonas hygromyciniae genomic window, ACCGTATCGACTTCAACGCTATGATCCGCTTTCAACAGGCCCTCGATGACATAGATGGCTTCCCAGATGCCAGGTGGAATGAAGTGCTGAAAGACTGCGATGTAGTTATTTGCCACATGTCGGTAGGCGACTGCGCCCATCTTCCGGTAACGGAAGTGGTAGCCGGCGAGCAAGTTTTCATCGTAGAAGTCGAATTGAGTCCCGTCGGCCGCGACCGCCTTGCCGTCACCCCAGAGCTTGGGCAGATCGAGCTGGAGATAAAGTTCGACCAACTCCCGGTTGGCCTTATCCAGCTTGTCGAGTGGCAGGTGCCGACGATTGGTGTAAGACAACATGTGCGGGGTCACGTTACCCGCCAGGTGGCGAGCGGCCTGGTTCGGCCCTAGGTTGCAGCCCATGGCGAAGATCGTCATCAGGTAGCGCTCGGCCGGCTCCTTCAGTTTGGGATCGCTGCCGGACATCGGCCCGAAATGCCGGGTGAACTGAATCCAGTGTTCGATGTTGGCCATGATGTCGAGCACATGCCTGGCAGGCATACGCTGTGTGATAGCCGTTTGTAGCGAGATTGCTGAAGGCGGGATGTCACGGGCGACCACTCGGCGCAGCACAGGATCACCGGCCTCATTAATCGACACATCACCGCGGCAACTGGGAAACTTGTCATCCAACTGCTGAGCGGTACTCTCAAGTTGCTCCTTCAAGCTGGCGACAAACTCTTTGGCGGTACTCGGCAGGCCAACCTTTGCGCAGTACTCCGGCAGACGCGCCAGACACTCATCCCAAGGCAGTAACTGTTTGCGGTAGTCAGCAAACGACTCCGAGCCAAGTACACAGATATCACCCGAGCGAAGCTCATTGGCCAGATGGGAAAAAACGCAGACTTCCAGGAAGCGCCGATTGGTCGGTGGCCCTTCGCTGGCGGCGCGACGCACAACTTTGATCCAACGATCCGAGGCGAACGCCAGGTCCACATGCTCGTCGATCCATTCCCTATGCAGGATCTCGTTGGCCTGGACCAAGTGCAGCGCCTCGATAAGCGAGCGATCCTGGGTGGTTGGCTCCAGTTGCAACAGAAGACTCAGGCGGAACAGCAGTGATCGATGGGATTTGAAGTGCTTCCAGAGTAGTGGGAGATAGTTACTGCCGCCTGTGGCCTGGACTTCGGCGCAGGCCTCGCGAAGGTGATCAAGACTCCCTTCGGGAGACAGATACTCGCGAATCAAGCTGCCGGCTTCCTGATCACTTGGTTCTTGGCTGAGAATTTGAATCACGCCATCCAAGGTGGCCACGAGCAACTCTAGCTTTTTGCGCTGACGTAGCTGGATTTGCTCCAACTCTTCCTTGGCTCGCTTGTGAATCGTCGCGATTCGCTTGATGAACATCTCAGCAAGGTGATCCCGTGCTCGTACACGCATCAGGTAGATCAGAGCCAGCATCAAAGTGTAGCGCTTTGGAAGCGAACAATCCTTAAGCTCTGAAACATCCGTTTTCTCCGCTTGATTCGCAAAAAACCAAATCTTGGTATCAACGATTCCCTCAAAGATGGCGTCGAGGTCACCGAATCCCCCCAACCAACTTAAGTGGTCGATCAATATCTCCAAGTGTTTGCGAGAGGGCTTCTTGGGGACCTGCTTCAGGGCATTGAAATCGCTTTGGCAACGACCGAAATCGGTGTCAAGAAGCTCTCTGAGACGGTAGATCACATCTATCGGAGCTCTATCGACGACTCG contains:
- a CDS encoding Tn3 family transposase; the protein is MASLERTAYPKLPAHLSTKELHQCYSLSEFELEWLSRTAKSPALTIGLAVLLKTFQQLHYFPSLEEIPTEIVNHVRSCLRYGVRIAPRYANPRTLYRHQTAIRQYLQITPFYGSDALKIAEKTAHEAAEVLDQRVDVINVLIGELLERGYELPAYSTLNDAAEDAQVALQEKIFNRVVDRAPIDVIYRLRELLDTDFGRCQSDFNALKQVPKKPSRKHLEILIDHLSWLGGFGDLDAIFEGIVDTKIWFFANQAEKTDVSELKDCSLPKRYTLMLALIYLMRVRARDHLAEMFIKRIATIHKRAKEELEQIQLRQRKKLELLVATLDGVIQILSQEPSDQEAGSLIREYLSPEGSLDHLREACAEVQATGGSNYLPLLWKHFKSHRSLLFRLSLLLQLEPTTQDRSLIEALHLVQANEILHREWIDEHVDLAFASDRWIKVVRRAASEGPPTNRRFLEVCVFSHLANELRSGDICVLGSESFADYRKQLLPWDECLARLPEYCAKVGLPSTAKEFVASLKEQLESTAQQLDDKFPSCRGDVSINEAGDPVLRRVVARDIPPSAISLQTAITQRMPARHVLDIMANIEHWIQFTRHFGPMSGSDPKLKEPAERYLMTIFAMGCNLGPNQAARHLAGNVTPHMLSYTNRRHLPLDKLDKANRELVELYLQLDLPKLWGDGKAVAADGTQFDFYDENLLAGYHFRYRKMGAVAYRHVANNYIAVFQHFIPPGIWEAIYVIEGLLKADHSVEVDTVYSDTQGQSATVFAFTHLLGINLMPRIRNWRNLVMYRPDRSAKYKHINSLFTDTVNWSQIETHWQDLMQVALSIQAGKISSPMLLRKLGSYSRRNKLYHAAQELGCVIRTIFLLKWIGNRELRQEVTANTNKIESYNGFSKWLSFGGDVIAENDPDEQQKRLRYNDMIASSVILQNTVDMMRILQKLARDGWQFTDEDVSFLSPYLTSNVKRFGEFNLSLKRPPEPWIKDSIFQQAAGSIRGQTMPNNRVEETN